Proteins found in one Larimichthys crocea isolate SSNF chromosome I, L_crocea_2.0, whole genome shotgun sequence genomic segment:
- the prok2 gene encoding prokineticin-2, whose amino-acid sequence MAGWVYKPPPAPQHMSLEATCLCRPSRMHMQRGPTASASLLFTLEGTDRQPFIMRSFFLLLVSLLLVSHGSSAVITGACEKDSQCGGGMCCAVSLWIRSLRMCTPMGQEGDDCHPMSHTVPFFGKRVHHTCPCLPNLSCITIEEGRSKCLSTYEYPDLYL is encoded by the exons ATGGCGGGCTGGGTTTATAAACCTCCGCCAGCCCCTCAACACATGAGTTTGGAGGCCACTTGTCTCTGCCGCCCGTCACGTATGCACATGCAGCGAGGTCCGACAGCCTCAGCATCCTTACTTTTCACCCTGGAGGGCACGGACAGACAGCCCTTCATCATGAGGTCCTTCTTCCTTCTGCTCGTCTCCCTGTTGTTGGTGTCTCACGGCTCTTCAGCGGTCATCACAGGG gcCTGTGAAAAGGACTCTCAGTGTGGAGGAGGGATGTGTTGTGCGGTGAGCTTGTGGATCCGCAGCCTGCGTATGTGCACGCCCATGGGACAGGAAGGAGACGACTGTCACCCAATGAGCCACACG GTTCCTTTCTTTGGGAAGAGGGTCCACCATACTTGCCCCTGTCTGCCCAACCTGTCGTGTATCACCATAGAGGAGGGGAGATCCAAATGTCTCTCAACGTACGAGTATCCAGACCTATACCTCTGA